The Lewinellaceae bacterium genome includes a region encoding these proteins:
- a CDS encoding metallophosphoesterase, which yields MNTRHQMPAPASIVPLLIFLFSSVLLPAQKNASYFDGPYIFDQKDSLHLQWIERGVPHDSLIAKKEAGLFKRDSLPVVDLSDLGFKTDNKTSYDEVDKVVAVSDVHGQYDILIRLLKAHGVIDNEMHWAFGKGHLVVNGDNFDRGDRVLDILWFLFFLQKEAEAAGGKVHTLLGNHEIMVLNGDLRYVNKKYYYTSAAFTVPYDQFFRKGSILGDWIASQKVIMSINHKLFVHAGVSPSFLRMGYSMKKVNKTFSTKILRQPAADILNDRDLTMLYKGDGPVWYRGYFDSTRVNLDSVNYILKGLDQETIIIGHTSLDSITTLFGGKIIGIDCSIKLGKSGQLLIMEKDKIFIGNMEGNRKAMAYVPKPVRQSLFDYIYGLDYLPRLDIKTDVGQWLRKSKTEEYFEAGVKLSDHNGAELLSLPARMRARGNTRKLVCRFPPVKLDFEKPLLDSLGFQTLDKLKLVFPCGENKDEQEMLYKEFFCYDLYALIDSNGLRAKLVEVTLTDEEKKNFQITGFLIEDEEEYARRKSARILDNAQINASGMDRESFVNMEFFQYMISNTDWFLRTRHNLELVKLPEMERATAIAYDFDYSGFVGHEYAVPHESLPIKSVHERYFFSYPISEKEFYRAVAYFLSIEEEVYALCDQATYMNPKTIQENKAYLAEFFKLLKHPKKLRAEMVKE from the coding sequence ATGAACACACGCCATCAAATGCCGGCACCAGCATCAATAGTCCCACTGTTGATTTTTCTTTTTTCCTCTGTCTTATTGCCAGCCCAAAAAAATGCCAGCTATTTTGACGGCCCTTATATCTTTGACCAAAAAGACAGCCTTCACCTGCAATGGATAGAACGCGGGGTGCCGCACGATTCCTTAATCGCCAAAAAGGAGGCCGGGCTTTTTAAAAGGGATAGTCTTCCGGTGGTGGATCTCAGCGACCTGGGATTTAAAACGGACAACAAAACTTCTTATGATGAGGTGGACAAAGTCGTTGCCGTCAGTGATGTGCATGGTCAATACGACATTCTGATCCGGCTATTAAAAGCACATGGCGTGATCGATAATGAGATGCATTGGGCTTTTGGAAAAGGACACCTTGTGGTCAATGGGGACAATTTTGACCGGGGCGACAGGGTGCTGGACATCCTTTGGTTTTTGTTTTTTCTCCAAAAAGAAGCGGAAGCGGCGGGAGGCAAGGTGCATACTTTACTCGGCAATCACGAGATTATGGTGTTGAACGGCGACCTGAGGTATGTCAACAAGAAATACTATTATACTTCGGCAGCTTTTACCGTTCCATACGACCAGTTTTTTCGCAAGGGATCCATCCTGGGAGATTGGATTGCCAGTCAAAAGGTCATCATGTCGATCAATCATAAATTATTTGTTCATGCAGGGGTTTCTCCTTCTTTTTTGAGAATGGGGTACTCCATGAAAAAGGTCAACAAGACCTTCAGCACAAAGATTCTCCGGCAGCCGGCAGCGGATATTTTGAATGACAGGGATCTGACCATGTTGTATAAAGGAGATGGGCCGGTATGGTACAGGGGCTATTTTGACAGCACCAGGGTCAATCTGGATAGTGTGAATTATATTTTAAAAGGCCTGGATCAGGAGACCATTATTATCGGGCACACCAGTCTGGACAGTATCACTACCCTTTTTGGCGGAAAAATAATTGGTATTGATTGCAGTATTAAACTGGGAAAAAGCGGCCAGCTGCTCATCATGGAAAAGGATAAAATTTTTATCGGGAATATGGAGGGGAACAGGAAAGCGATGGCCTATGTTCCCAAGCCTGTAAGGCAGAGCCTGTTTGATTATATCTACGGCCTTGATTATTTGCCAAGACTGGATATTAAAACGGATGTAGGCCAATGGTTGAGGAAGAGTAAAACAGAAGAATATTTTGAAGCCGGCGTAAAATTATCCGACCACAACGGGGCCGAGTTGCTGAGTCTTCCGGCAAGGATGCGCGCCAGGGGCAATACGCGTAAACTGGTGTGCCGTTTTCCTCCTGTGAAACTCGATTTTGAGAAACCACTGTTGGATTCACTTGGATTTCAAACCCTTGATAAATTGAAACTGGTCTTTCCCTGCGGCGAAAATAAAGACGAACAGGAAATGCTTTACAAAGAATTTTTTTGCTACGATCTTTACGCCCTCATAGATTCCAACGGATTAAGGGCTAAGCTTGTAGAGGTGACGCTTACCGATGAGGAGAAGAAAAATTTTCAGATTACAGGTTTCCTGATAGAAGACGAAGAAGAATATGCCAGGAGGAAAAGTGCCAGAATTTTGGATAATGCCCAAATAAATGCCTCCGGCATGGATCGGGAATCCTTCGTCAATATGGAATTTTTTCAATACATGATTTCCAATACCGATTGGTTCCTCCGCACCCGGCATAACCTGGAATTGGTCAAACTCCCGGAAATGGAAAGGGCTACGGCTATTGCGTATGATTTTGATTATTCGGGATTTGTCGGCCACGAATACGCTGTTCCTCATGAATCCCTTCCCATAAAGAGCGTCCATGAAAGATACTTTTTTTCTTACCCGATATCGGAAAAAGAGTTTTACCGGGCAGTGGCCTATTTCCTTTCCATTGAAGAAGAAGTGTATGCTCTTTGCGATCAGGCTACGTATATGAATCCTAAAACCATCCAGGAAAATAAAGCCTACCTCGCCGAATTTTTTAAATTATTAAAGCACCCCAAAAAGTTGCGGGCGGAAATGGTGAAGGAGTAG
- a CDS encoding tetratricopeptide repeat protein codes for MKNLTLLLFLLFSTTISFAQVNISADKWQEDLRFLQHTVHKDYSFLFKKVTADDFDAGVEKLYKEIPDMQEHEIIVGFARIVSLFGYGHTALWLYSFGDQDRFKFHQVPFNMMAFSDGIYLQGVEKDYYNGLGAQVLEVEGIPIEEVLEMVKPAFPSENDQFFKAYGLNYLRIPEVLHAQKVMKELKPEVTLTLKKGGFTFRQTYKAIAMDKFPGHYGYVQGSEEWLDAREEGDLPLYLKDLEKIYFYEYLPEYKTVYVRQSQIQDDPSEDIPTFYDKVFKFIEEHDVEKLLLDVRLNGGGNNYKNKPVVTGIIRTEKINQPGKLFVITGRRTFSACQNLVNELSNYTEAIFVGEPTGENINFYGDNREVVLPNSNIPVRLSYAWWQDKPQWENGPWTAPHIAVEVSSEDYRTNYDPVLQAALDFSADQFILDPMQHLTNLYTTGKMEQLQADAARIIHDPMYRFFDFEGEFNKAGYNVLKGGDIGTAIAIFTFVTQFFPESPNAWDSLAEAYWKAGDLEKAKAYYNKAISLNPDGKMGDNARNMLRKMEEKE; via the coding sequence ATGAAAAACCTTACCCTACTCTTATTTTTACTCTTTTCAACCACTATTTCTTTCGCCCAGGTCAATATCTCCGCCGACAAATGGCAAGAGGATCTGCGTTTCCTGCAGCATACGGTTCATAAGGATTATTCCTTTTTGTTTAAGAAGGTGACGGCTGACGATTTCGATGCCGGAGTGGAAAAATTGTACAAGGAAATTCCGGACATGCAGGAACATGAGATCATCGTGGGCTTTGCAAGGATCGTTTCCCTGTTCGGTTACGGCCATACCGCTCTGTGGTTATACTCCTTCGGAGATCAGGACCGATTTAAATTTCACCAGGTGCCTTTCAATATGATGGCTTTCAGCGACGGCATCTACCTCCAGGGAGTGGAAAAGGATTATTATAACGGCCTCGGAGCACAGGTGCTGGAGGTGGAAGGAATACCCATTGAGGAGGTGTTGGAAATGGTTAAACCAGCTTTCCCGTCAGAGAATGACCAGTTCTTTAAAGCTTATGGGCTGAACTACCTGCGCATCCCGGAAGTGTTGCATGCCCAAAAAGTCATGAAAGAGTTGAAACCGGAAGTGACGCTGACGCTTAAAAAAGGAGGCTTTACCTTTAGGCAGACCTATAAAGCGATTGCGATGGATAAGTTCCCCGGCCATTACGGTTATGTTCAGGGATCGGAGGAATGGCTGGATGCCCGGGAGGAAGGGGATTTGCCCTTGTATCTGAAAGATCTTGAAAAAATCTATTTCTACGAATACCTTCCGGAATACAAAACCGTTTACGTCCGCCAAAGCCAGATCCAGGATGATCCTTCAGAAGATATTCCAACCTTTTATGATAAAGTTTTTAAGTTCATAGAGGAACATGATGTGGAAAAGCTGCTGCTGGACGTACGCCTCAACGGTGGAGGCAACAACTACAAAAACAAACCAGTGGTGACCGGCATCATCCGGACGGAAAAGATTAATCAACCCGGGAAGTTATTTGTCATCACCGGGCGGCGCACCTTTTCTGCCTGCCAGAACCTGGTCAATGAGCTGAGCAATTATACGGAAGCCATTTTTGTTGGCGAACCCACGGGAGAGAATATCAATTTTTACGGAGACAACCGCGAGGTGGTCTTGCCCAACAGCAATATTCCTGTGCGCTTGTCTTACGCGTGGTGGCAGGATAAACCGCAATGGGAAAACGGCCCATGGACGGCTCCTCACATTGCTGTGGAGGTGAGTTCCGAAGATTACCGCACCAACTATGACCCGGTATTACAGGCAGCGCTGGATTTTTCTGCCGATCAATTCATCCTTGACCCTATGCAGCACCTTACCAACCTATATACGACTGGAAAAATGGAGCAATTGCAAGCGGATGCGGCACGTATTATCCATGATCCGATGTACCGGTTTTTCGACTTTGAAGGAGAATTCAACAAAGCGGGCTACAATGTACTAAAGGGCGGCGATATCGGAACAGCCATTGCCATTTTTACTTTTGTCACACAGTTTTTCCCTGAATCTCCCAACGCCTGGGACAGCCTCGCAGAAGCTTACTGGAAAGCCGGAGACCTTGAAAAAGCAAAAGCTTATTACAATAAGGCCATTTCCCTGAATCCTGACGGGAAAATGGGCGATAATGCAAGGAACATGCTGAGGAAGATGGAGGAGAAGGAATGA
- a CDS encoding SGNH/GDSL hydrolase family protein: MTTDTFTYLALGDSYTIGQSVEAELRWPVQLSNRLGENGKFISELKIIAQTGWTTGNLLNAIASQNPKNYDLVSLLIGVNNQYQGLSFSQFQTEFDSLLNISQALANGEDRFFVVSIPDYGVTPYGAGNSQQIGEELDMYNNYMSQKCYAQNIPFINITDISRALGSSNGALAFDNLHPSGSQYGAWVNKILPVVIDLIGE, encoded by the coding sequence ATGACCACAGATACCTTTACCTATCTGGCATTGGGTGATTCTTATACCATCGGACAAAGTGTTGAGGCTGAATTGCGGTGGCCCGTTCAACTGAGCAACCGGCTTGGGGAAAATGGCAAATTCATCAGTGAACTCAAAATCATTGCCCAAACCGGATGGACGACGGGAAATCTGTTGAATGCCATTGCCAGCCAGAACCCCAAAAATTATGACCTGGTTTCCCTTTTAATCGGGGTCAATAACCAGTACCAGGGATTGTCTTTCAGTCAATTCCAGACCGAATTTGATTCCCTGCTGAATATATCCCAGGCCCTTGCCAACGGGGAAGACAGGTTTTTTGTGGTCTCTATCCCGGATTACGGCGTAACACCTTACGGGGCCGGGAATAGTCAGCAAATCGGGGAAGAACTGGACATGTATAATAATTATATGTCGCAAAAATGTTATGCCCAAAACATTCCTTTTATCAATATTACGGACATCTCCAGGGCGCTGGGAAGTTCAAACGGTGCACTGGCCTTTGATAACCTTCACCCAAGTGGCAGCCAGTATGGTGCATGGGTAAATAAAATATTACCGGTAGTGATTGATTTGATCGGGGAATAA
- a CDS encoding TonB-dependent receptor gives MRTLTSILSLLFFFFSTSSFAQNPTQSIFGTVKDKDTKELLIGATVSIIGSDPIIGTTVDFDGKFELQDIPVGRVQIKCSYVGYQDYLSDPFLLNSAKAAELSIELIQSAVTIEGAVVVAKKFGNEPLNEVSILSARSFSVEETQRYAASANDPGRMVQGFPGVQPSRDNRSDIIIRGNSGIGMLWRLEGVDIPNPNHFARKGNSGGGITIFSVSMLSNSDFSTAAFPSEYGNATSGVFDIKFRKGATRQSHHTFRAGLLGLDYSTEGPINKNTESSYLVNYRYSTLGILNKMGLHLVGPRVDNTFQDLSFNLNFPSKDKKNLLTIWGMGGLSVEQVNPVEDQQEWKSFDDYYTRYFTSDMGTVGMTYSLPAGKDAFWKTNVAFMGQKILYQNDTLDSSLKEFLVNDELYKESRIVISSYWNKRFTPKIGLKTGIIFSQINYDLFRETLGDNTLINSTGGTQLAQAYVQFRFRPSDRLTINAGGHATYLTLNKKSALEPRLGVKYQITKQHALMAAWGMHSKMLPIGNYFTQINGQLPNIDANFLRSNQLVIGYNYLPGNNWKINIEAYRQKMTDVPVAKTAGSSWSILNTIDGFAKYELVNTGTGKNIGLDLSVEKAFDNGTFILVSGSVFDSKYTDASGREFSTIFDSGYAATGMGGKEWTTSKGNIWALSVKGLYNGGQRLTPLLAGGTVSRYSQDPELDESKAFTEQVQDYVRADLRFSFRKNNPNSAWSLALDVQNFINHKNIDALNRNYDPDLNAWVYREQAGLTPILSFQIDF, from the coding sequence ATGAGAACTTTAACAAGTATTTTAAGTCTGCTATTCTTCTTCTTTTCTACCAGCTCCTTTGCTCAAAATCCTACCCAATCCATATTTGGGACAGTCAAAGACAAAGACACAAAAGAACTACTCATCGGAGCTACTGTTTCGATTATAGGCAGTGACCCGATCATTGGAACCACCGTTGATTTTGACGGCAAGTTTGAACTTCAGGATATTCCTGTCGGCAGAGTACAAATAAAATGTTCTTACGTCGGTTACCAGGACTACCTTTCAGATCCTTTTTTATTGAATTCTGCCAAAGCAGCTGAATTATCCATTGAATTAATTCAGTCTGCGGTAACGATAGAGGGAGCGGTGGTTGTAGCCAAAAAATTTGGTAATGAACCCTTAAATGAAGTATCCATTCTTTCTGCCCGCTCTTTTTCAGTGGAAGAAACACAGCGGTACGCAGCCAGTGCCAACGACCCGGGCAGAATGGTTCAGGGTTTTCCGGGGGTACAGCCCTCCCGGGATAACCGGAGTGACATTATCATCCGGGGTAACTCAGGAATAGGTATGTTATGGCGTCTGGAAGGCGTTGACATCCCGAATCCCAACCATTTTGCCCGAAAGGGAAATTCAGGTGGGGGGATTACGATCTTCAGTGTCAGTATGTTGAGCAATTCCGATTTTTCCACAGCAGCATTCCCTTCCGAATACGGGAATGCCACCAGTGGCGTTTTTGACATTAAATTCCGGAAAGGAGCTACACGACAAAGCCACCATACTTTTCGGGCAGGGCTGCTAGGGTTAGACTATAGTACAGAAGGCCCCATTAACAAAAACACCGAGTCCAGTTACCTCGTCAATTATCGTTATTCCACTTTGGGCATTTTAAATAAAATGGGATTACATCTGGTCGGCCCCCGGGTAGATAATACTTTCCAGGATTTGTCTTTCAATTTGAATTTTCCCTCAAAAGATAAAAAGAATCTCTTAACCATCTGGGGAATGGGTGGATTGAGTGTTGAACAGGTCAACCCGGTGGAAGATCAGCAAGAATGGAAATCATTTGATGATTATTATACCCGCTATTTCACTTCAGATATGGGAACGGTAGGAATGACCTATTCCCTGCCCGCAGGAAAAGACGCATTCTGGAAAACCAATGTGGCTTTCATGGGACAAAAAATATTATACCAAAATGACACCCTTGACAGTTCGCTCAAAGAATTTTTGGTAAACGACGAGCTTTACAAAGAAAGCAGGATCGTTATTTCTTCTTATTGGAATAAAAGATTCACGCCAAAAATCGGTTTGAAAACGGGGATTATTTTTAGCCAAATCAACTACGATCTTTTCAGGGAAACCTTAGGAGACAATACTTTGATCAACTCCACTGGCGGCACCCAACTGGCGCAGGCTTATGTCCAGTTTCGGTTTCGCCCAAGTGACCGGCTCACCATTAATGCCGGCGGACACGCCACCTATCTCACTCTGAACAAAAAAAGTGCGCTGGAACCACGATTGGGGGTAAAATATCAAATTACGAAACAACACGCCCTCATGGCGGCCTGGGGCATGCACAGCAAAATGTTGCCCATCGGGAACTATTTCACCCAAATAAACGGTCAGTTGCCAAATATTGATGCCAATTTTTTACGGTCGAATCAGTTGGTGATTGGTTATAATTACCTCCCGGGCAACAACTGGAAAATTAACATCGAAGCCTATAGGCAAAAAATGACGGATGTGCCGGTTGCCAAAACCGCGGGCAGTTCCTGGAGTATTTTGAATACCATCGACGGGTTTGCAAAATATGAGTTAGTCAACACCGGTACAGGCAAAAACATAGGGCTTGATTTGTCGGTTGAAAAAGCCTTTGACAATGGTACCTTTATTTTGGTTTCCGGTTCTGTTTTCGATTCAAAATATACCGATGCCTCCGGAAGGGAATTCTCTACGATTTTTGACAGCGGGTATGCGGCAACAGGCATGGGAGGTAAGGAATGGACTACCTCAAAAGGGAATATCTGGGCTTTAAGTGTCAAGGGACTTTACAATGGAGGGCAAAGATTAACCCCTCTTTTAGCAGGAGGTACTGTTTCCCGCTATTCACAAGACCCCGAATTGGATGAATCCAAAGCTTTCACCGAACAGGTTCAGGATTATGTCCGGGCTGATTTGAGATTCTCCTTCCGGAAAAATAACCCGAATTCCGCCTGGTCCCTGGCACTGGATGTTCAAAACTTCATCAACCACAAAAATATTGATGCGCTCAACAGGAATTACGATCCCGACTTAAACGCATGGGTTTATCGCGAACAGGCTGGACTGACACCTATATTGAGTTTCCAGATTGATTTTTAA
- a CDS encoding IS110 family transposase: protein MKQSDRFVGIDISKDSFDVCVLSQGALLEESRFNNDAQGWQKFAKNLSDQDLCIIEATGSYHVGLALYLVEHDKRVSVVNPLRVKYFSRLNLKRAKTDRVDAYVIAQYGQVFKPESWTAPPTHLRQLQQLMTVSAQLTKQKTALINQQKNFELVPDPSKEALEIIKCQIVKLEKHLQEIQCLINNSIKEHYKELEASLRSIPGLGPKTVATLILITGGFTKFGSYKALIAYVGLAPRTYESGVSVKGASHICKLGSSYLRKLLYECALSAKRFNPVCKELFERLYIAKKKPFKVAMIAVANKLLKIAFTIAITGQKFDPEYRLKHYFAK, encoded by the coding sequence ATGAAACAATCTGATCGTTTTGTAGGAATTGACATATCAAAAGATAGTTTTGATGTCTGCGTTTTATCACAAGGGGCTCTATTAGAAGAAAGCCGTTTTAATAATGATGCTCAAGGTTGGCAAAAGTTTGCTAAAAACCTTAGTGATCAGGACTTATGCATAATAGAAGCAACGGGATCTTATCATGTAGGGTTGGCATTATATTTAGTTGAGCATGATAAACGTGTTAGTGTAGTCAACCCTTTGCGTGTAAAGTATTTTTCTCGATTGAATCTCAAGAGGGCAAAAACAGATAGGGTAGATGCTTATGTTATTGCCCAGTATGGCCAAGTATTTAAGCCTGAAAGTTGGACAGCTCCACCGACACATTTAAGACAACTTCAACAGTTAATGACAGTTTCTGCACAATTAACAAAACAAAAGACGGCATTAATCAATCAACAAAAAAACTTTGAACTTGTACCAGACCCCAGTAAAGAAGCCCTTGAAATAATAAAGTGCCAAATAGTAAAATTAGAGAAACATTTACAAGAAATACAATGCCTTATCAATAATAGCATTAAAGAACATTACAAAGAATTAGAGGCTTCTTTACGATCAATTCCCGGTTTAGGTCCCAAAACGGTAGCCACCTTAATCCTAATAACTGGAGGCTTTACCAAGTTTGGATCATATAAAGCTTTGATAGCCTATGTGGGGTTAGCTCCTCGGACATACGAGTCAGGAGTAAGTGTTAAGGGAGCTTCACACATCTGCAAGTTAGGGTCATCCTATCTTCGAAAGTTACTTTATGAATGTGCTTTAAGTGCCAAAAGGTTTAACCCTGTATGTAAGGAACTATTTGAAAGACTCTATATTGCAAAGAAAAAACCATTTAAAGTAGCCATGATTGCGGTGGCCAATAAGTTGCTGAAAATCGCTTTCACTATAGCTATAACTGGACAAAAATTTGATCCGGAATACAGACTAAAACATTATTTTGCCAAATAA
- a CDS encoding RHS repeat-associated core domain-containing protein, translating to MYRKPIKVAKTGGFGLNDSEINFYYDGSGNRVIKEKATDTGIHQTYYVRDASGNVMSVYEKDIPNNEPEVIFQTEVPIYGSSRLGLDKLSPSEESPDLFVENIPILHKSRRGSKFFESSNHLGNVLTTYTDRRLGQVSSGSIVEFYEAEAVSATDYFPFGQEMPKRIIANADRYRFGFNGKEKDEEGEWGGLTHYDYGFRIYNPGIARFLSIDPLTGSYPWYTPYQFAGNRPIWAIDLDGLEEVEYSYSWESVDEGDTKLEPGIITFPTDTRLIIDANERNNNSPYKYFLAYLESDAVEERKLDWVEQWASDKANARNKNYVAKRFFSHWLKGMGNEYMMTKEEMKGVNIYPFFLKGTEFPKSSGGKNDVSWKKRTKNVKSEAYKKLRDKLSKMEVGQSAPYNTIISGGAKASGTLGQFSIEISGTLTRTSKNGYSFEGEFSFYDEYDFDVRVFNLKDLRSRSGESAVRKARLFQILTDKGRDFIINSEKIPYNDTGYFSD from the coding sequence GTGTATCGAAAACCAATAAAAGTAGCAAAGACTGGTGGTTTTGGTTTGAATGATAGTGAAATTAACTTTTATTATGATGGTAGTGGTAATAGGGTAATAAAAGAAAAAGCAACAGACACTGGAATCCATCAAACTTATTATGTGAGAGATGCTTCCGGGAATGTTATGTCTGTATATGAAAAAGATATTCCGAATAATGAACCTGAAGTAATTTTCCAAACAGAAGTACCAATTTATGGTTCTTCACGCTTAGGATTAGATAAATTAAGTCCTTCCGAGGAATCCCCTGATCTTTTTGTAGAGAATATCCCTATATTGCATAAATCTCGACGAGGTAGTAAGTTCTTTGAGTCTTCTAACCACCTTGGAAATGTTTTAACGACCTATACAGATCGTCGCCTTGGACAAGTGAGTTCTGGAAGTATTGTCGAGTTTTACGAGGCTGAAGCTGTTTCTGCAACTGATTATTTCCCATTCGGTCAGGAGATGCCAAAACGCATAATTGCAAATGCAGACCGTTACCGGTTTGGGTTTAATGGCAAGGAGAAAGATGAGGAGGGGGAATGGGGTGGTTTGACGCATTATGATTATGGGTTTAGGATTTATAATCCGGGGATAGCACGGTTCCTTTCTATTGATCCGTTGACGGGTAGTTATCCCTGGTATACGCCTTATCAGTTTGCGGGGAATAGGCCGATTTGGGCGATTGATTTGGATGGGTTGGAGGAAGTCGAATATTCATATTCGTGGGAATCAGTGGATGAAGGAGATACTAAATTGGAGCCTGGTATAATAACATTTCCGACTGATACAAGATTAATAATTGATGCAAACGAAAGAAATAATAATTCACCATATAAATACTTTTTGGCATATTTAGAGTCTGATGCAGTTGAAGAAAGAAAATTGGATTGGGTAGAACAATGGGCTTCAGACAAAGCAAATGCAAGAAATAAAAATTATGTAGCAAAGAGGTTTTTTTCTCATTGGTTAAAAGGAATGGGGAATGAATATATGATGACGAAAGAAGAAATGAAAGGTGTAAATATTTATCCGTTTTTTTTAAAGGGAACTGAATTTCCCAAATCTTCAGGAGGGAAAAATGATGTTTCATGGAAAAAAAGAACTAAAAATGTAAAATCTGAAGCTTATAAAAAATTAAGAGATAAATTATCTAAAATGGAAGTTGGGCAATCCGCCCCTTATAACACAATAATAAGTGGAGGAGCTAAAGCTTCTGGAACTTTGGGACAATTTTCAATTGAAATTTCGGGAACCTTGACAAGAACATCCAAGAATGGCTATTCATTTGAAGGGGAGTTTAGTTTTTATGATGAATATGATTTTGATGTCAGAGTATTTAATTTAAAAGACCTTAGAAGTAGAAGTGGTGAAAGTGCTGTAAGGAAAGCAAGGTTGTTCCAAATTCTTACAGATAAGGGACGCGATTTTATTATTAATTCTGAAAAGATACCCTATAACGATACTGGGTATTTTTCCGATTAA
- a CDS encoding type IV toxin-antitoxin system AbiEi family antitoxin domain-containing protein, protein MKNKLDIKQLFESNHGVLTINQLQDRGVTYYALNKLIKANKVERVKPGLYRWTDFIGDELFEALKIVPNGIICMYSAAAFFELTTFIPSQIHIAIPKKRKIRLPDYPPIKLYYWSESQLSCGQEQIKNNLGNPITIYNKEKVVCDFIKFRSKTGQDLSKEVLKNYLNREDRNITKLMAYARELNINSPLKKYLEVLL, encoded by the coding sequence GTGAAAAATAAATTAGACATAAAACAATTATTTGAATCCAACCATGGAGTTCTTACCATAAACCAGTTACAGGACCGGGGAGTCACTTATTATGCCCTGAATAAATTAATTAAGGCAAATAAAGTAGAGCGAGTCAAGCCCGGGCTGTACCGCTGGACAGACTTTATAGGAGATGAGTTATTTGAAGCACTGAAAATTGTTCCAAATGGCATTATCTGCATGTATTCTGCCGCAGCTTTTTTCGAATTAACAACTTTTATTCCTTCTCAGATTCATATTGCAATTCCCAAAAAAAGAAAAATCAGGTTACCGGATTACCCTCCCATAAAATTATATTACTGGAGTGAGTCACAACTTTCCTGCGGTCAGGAGCAAATAAAAAATAACCTGGGAAACCCGATTACCATTTACAATAAAGAAAAGGTTGTATGTGATTTCATTAAATTCAGAAGCAAAACAGGCCAGGATCTTTCCAAAGAGGTTTTGAAGAACTATTTGAATCGGGAAGATAGAAATATAACAAAGTTGATGGCTTATGCCAGGGAATTAAACATTAACTCCCCTTTAAAAAAATACTTAGAAGTACTCCTATGA
- a CDS encoding nucleotidyl transferase AbiEii/AbiGii toxin family protein: MNDNTQSIQMKLKHLSKTQNRNHQLTLTRYFQERLLFRLSISKYKKNFFLKGGALIYALEAELSRPTLDLDLLAKKIKSDTLIIHNIFETVCNIEFPEDGVILMQKKLKRLK; this comes from the coding sequence ATGAATGACAATACACAGTCTATCCAGATGAAACTAAAACATCTTTCGAAAACCCAAAACAGGAACCATCAATTAACCCTGACCCGTTATTTTCAGGAGCGATTATTGTTTCGATTATCCATTTCGAAGTACAAGAAAAATTTCTTTTTAAAAGGCGGCGCATTAATATACGCATTGGAAGCAGAGTTGAGTCGTCCGACTTTGGATCTGGATCTGCTTGCCAAGAAAATAAAATCGGATACCCTGATAATTCATAATATATTCGAAACCGTTTGCAATATTGAATTCCCGGAAGACGGAGTCATTTTGATGCAAAAAAAATTGAAACGTCTGAAGTAG
- a CDS encoding nucleotidyl transferase AbiEii/AbiGii toxin family protein, producing the protein MKEEKYSGIRIKVPVSLGKINQRMQIDIGFGDIIFPAPVEMDYPTLLDMESPVIKAYSIESLVSEKFEAMIDLSELNSRMKDFYDVFRILSKGNFDKNNLKIAIAQVIQKVDAKVIDIRKEQNKPPGASYDLLHKEIHILFRKKEDEPNGFLFVRQNLKYIKNILEVAKRDKVQFSTSDVIKLGIIIQPILQGDKAVLFP; encoded by the coding sequence GTGAAAGAAGAAAAGTATTCGGGAATAAGGATTAAAGTACCTGTAAGCTTGGGCAAAATAAATCAAAGAATGCAAATTGACATCGGCTTTGGAGATATTATTTTTCCGGCACCGGTTGAAATGGACTACCCTACCCTTCTGGATATGGAGTCTCCGGTTATCAAGGCCTATTCTATAGAATCGCTGGTTTCAGAAAAATTTGAAGCCATGATCGATCTATCGGAATTAAACAGCAGGATGAAAGACTTTTACGATGTCTTCAGAATTCTCAGCAAAGGAAACTTTGACAAGAACAACCTCAAAATAGCTATCGCCCAGGTGATACAAAAAGTGGATGCAAAAGTCATTGATATCCGGAAAGAGCAAAACAAACCTCCCGGAGCTTCTTATGATCTTTTGCACAAAGAAATCCATATTCTTTTCAGGAAAAAAGAAGATGAACCAAACGGCTTTCTTTTTGTCCGCCAAAATCTGAAATACATTAAAAATATTTTGGAAGTGGCCAAAAGGGATAAGGTTCAATTCTCAACTTCTGATGTAATAAAGTTGGGTATTATCATCCAGCCGATTTTACAAGGCGATAAAGCTGTCCTCTTCCCCTAA